In the genome of Polaribacter atrinae, one region contains:
- a CDS encoding DUF6850 family outer membrane beta-barrel protein, with product MVTIINKLNHVIIKRMFLAFSLLFCVFGTFSQKAATIDSLSVIERDFQFELFKNRYFQIPSLINQANLGKFSYGEARYLYGEGKLRHPQEYKKQNGLFAKTASLANLENTDWTFYGSLEYLNTRIEDVENNLTYCITEYNSPYYFFQKTTGLWNHQNYNFEVSAAHKVNSKLSLGGYLNYDTNFYFRKTDTRNELTALKINGKLSASYQFNEKHLLSVALGTAFFKTDSELGNKFPENNTELTANYYLNTGLGSYIKNIDNGFETKRVIPQLQLHWLFKQNNWDVSVESTTKYGVERWIDKNIVRVEENDELTKYSFLNQEFNVVFNQYRKNSLLSINLNAEYLKGKGKVWQETGAYYAKNFNATNYNFKTEANILFYKQLLNKVSLGIKYANVEQLDLNYAYQFDYQFLEPTVALGLHKDIFTKVAFFTNLSGLYHHVIDMQHDPFAANNIYVEWIGNSVADYTGTSSFNFKTKLGFDVKLKNENKLECSITGDYWKATTLSNETVNYVSKNDDYLSLVLGLKLYF from the coding sequence ATGGTTACAATAATTAATAAATTAAACCATGTAATAATAAAGAGAATGTTTTTAGCATTCTCTTTATTGTTTTGTGTGTTCGGAACTTTTTCTCAAAAAGCAGCAACTATAGATAGTTTGTCTGTTATTGAGCGAGACTTTCAATTCGAGTTATTTAAAAACAGGTATTTTCAAATTCCGTCGTTAATCAATCAAGCGAATCTTGGTAAATTTTCTTACGGAGAAGCGAGGTATTTATATGGAGAAGGAAAATTAAGACATCCGCAAGAATATAAAAAGCAAAACGGATTGTTTGCAAAGACCGCTTCTTTAGCAAATTTAGAAAATACAGATTGGACTTTTTATGGTAGTTTAGAATATTTAAATACTAGAATTGAAGATGTAGAAAACAATTTAACTTATTGTATTACAGAGTATAACTCTCCTTATTACTTTTTTCAGAAAACAACAGGTTTGTGGAATCATCAGAATTATAATTTTGAAGTAAGTGCGGCTCATAAAGTAAATTCTAAACTTAGTTTAGGAGGATATTTAAATTATGATACCAATTTTTACTTTAGAAAAACTGATACTAGAAATGAGTTAACAGCTTTAAAGATTAATGGAAAATTATCTGCGAGTTATCAGTTTAACGAAAAACATTTACTTAGTGTTGCTTTAGGTACAGCGTTTTTTAAAACAGATTCAGAACTAGGAAACAAGTTTCCGGAAAACAATACAGAGCTTACTGCAAATTATTACTTAAACACAGGTTTAGGTTCTTATATAAAAAACATCGATAATGGTTTTGAAACCAAAAGAGTCATTCCTCAATTGCAATTACACTGGCTTTTTAAACAAAATAATTGGGATGTATCTGTAGAAAGTACTACCAAATATGGTGTTGAGCGATGGATTGATAAAAACATTGTAAGAGTAGAAGAGAATGATGAGTTAACCAAGTATAGTTTTTTAAATCAAGAATTTAATGTTGTTTTTAATCAGTATCGTAAAAATAGCTTATTGTCAATAAATTTGAATGCGGAATATTTAAAAGGGAAAGGTAAAGTTTGGCAAGAAACAGGTGCGTATTATGCTAAAAACTTTAATGCTACAAACTATAATTTTAAAACTGAAGCAAACATTCTATTTTATAAACAATTATTAAATAAAGTAAGCTTGGGTATAAAATATGCTAATGTAGAGCAGTTAGATTTAAACTATGCCTATCAATTCGATTATCAATTTTTAGAGCCTACAGTAGCGCTAGGTTTGCATAAAGATATTTTTACCAAAGTGGCATTTTTTACCAACCTTTCAGGGTTATATCATCATGTTATAGATATGCAACACGATCCTTTTGCGGCTAATAATATTTACGTAGAATGGATTGGTAATAGCGTTGCAGATTATACGGGTACAAGTTCTTTTAATTTTAAGACCAAATTAGGTTTTGATGTAAAACTTAAAAATGAAAATAAATTAGAATGTTCTATCACGGGAGATTATTGGAAAGCGACAACATTATCTAATGAAACAGTGAATTATGTGTCTAAAAACGATGATTACCTAAGCTTAGTTTTAGGGCTTAAATTGTACTTTTAA
- a CDS encoding M16 family metallopeptidase, with protein sequence MKQLLNLMIFCIPLFIWSQKMDNVHFEEYDLANGLHVILHKDINEPNVIVGTKYHVGSKNEEIGKTGYAHFYEHLLFHGTKNIPQGELENIILNAGGYCNAYTNYDVTYYYQLLPAHEYKLGLWVESERMLHPVITQEGINREREIVKEEKRMRYDNKPLGNSYFEMMSKMFSDETYGHNMIGSMNDLNVASKEDFEAFFKTYYIPNNACLVVSGNINIKETKKWIKLYFKDISKGKKIKRPKNFNRLSGLEKHTERTVKGLKEESIVIGYPLMAQSDADAPAMQIITAILSGDSDYSYFENHLNLKQDTIIKRIKASSDFWEKESTLRITATVKNKNSEPYLLQKIEQQIALLKNTPVDTTLLQKVKKKFESAYVDYFYHAETFADKVSNYYHLYPKTTDIKSLIENFNKVTTDDIQRVAKKYLDKNNSVVIVYHPE encoded by the coding sequence ATGAAACAGTTACTTAATCTAATGATCTTTTGTATTCCTCTTTTTATTTGGAGTCAAAAGATGGATAATGTTCATTTTGAAGAATATGATTTGGCAAACGGATTGCATGTTATTCTTCATAAAGATATAAACGAACCTAATGTAATTGTTGGTACAAAATACCATGTAGGTTCTAAAAATGAAGAAATTGGCAAAACCGGGTACGCTCATTTTTACGAGCACCTTTTATTCCATGGAACAAAAAATATCCCTCAAGGAGAATTAGAAAATATTATTTTAAATGCTGGTGGATATTGCAATGCGTACACCAATTACGATGTTACGTACTATTATCAATTACTACCTGCTCACGAGTATAAATTAGGACTTTGGGTAGAGTCGGAAAGAATGTTACATCCCGTTATAACGCAAGAAGGAATTAATCGTGAACGAGAAATTGTGAAGGAAGAAAAACGAATGCGTTATGACAATAAACCATTAGGTAATTCTTATTTTGAAATGATGTCTAAAATGTTTTCTGATGAAACTTACGGGCACAATATGATTGGTTCTATGAACGATCTTAATGTGGCTTCTAAAGAAGATTTTGAGGCATTTTTTAAAACCTATTACATTCCTAATAATGCCTGTTTAGTAGTTTCTGGAAATATTAATATTAAAGAAACTAAAAAATGGATCAAACTTTATTTTAAAGACATTTCGAAAGGGAAAAAAATAAAAAGACCTAAGAATTTTAATAGACTCTCAGGGCTCGAAAAACATACAGAAAGAACTGTAAAAGGTTTAAAAGAAGAATCTATAGTAATCGGGTATCCGTTAATGGCACAAAGTGATGCAGATGCTCCAGCAATGCAGATAATAACGGCTATTTTATCTGGAGATAGCGATTATTCTTATTTTGAGAATCATCTAAATTTAAAACAAGACACCATTATTAAGCGTATAAAAGCTTCTTCTGATTTTTGGGAAAAAGAAAGTACGTTACGGATAACTGCTACTGTTAAAAATAAAAATAGCGAGCCATATTTACTTCAAAAAATAGAGCAACAAATAGCGCTTTTAAAAAATACTCCTGTAGATACTACTTTATTACAAAAGGTTAAAAAGAAATTTGAATCTGCTTATGTAGACTACTTTTATCATGCAGAAACATTTGCAGATAAAGTGAGTAATTATTACCATTTGTATCCTAAAACAACTGATATTAAAAGCCTGATAGAAAATTTTAATAAAGTTACAACTGATGATATTCAGCGTGTTGCTAAAAAATATTTAGATAAAAATAATAGCGTCGTAATTGTGTATCATCCAGAATAA
- a CDS encoding M16 family metallopeptidase, whose product MKNIYIVLFALYCSFSSLAQVDRSMPPEADEPVKLNVGKLIPIELENGLRVYLAPVKEYPKFTISVNIELPGYDKESRLAEKKILNKAYSSRLSEKYPNGEIDSITSYYGAMSNANMFGGTIKGMKEDIDPLLEVYVDALFHPIISDAYIIEKQKDQVEKEGKETIKLPLRKKEFSVGKVIDSLLFGSEEKVVEIKNKAIANFKGLTINDVENFKNDRILAYNSLIVVVGDFTEKECKELMMRYFGNWKSGKPYVKDSPLNKKTSIIKRRKIVVVNAPNAVQSDISFRWHLGDAHTYFKDDIKLEVLNEIFGASQLSYLYKNLREDKGLCYFIRSSVGTSAVGGRGSVFTTVRNDQTAYAVENIILEMLRLRNGKVSTSDLKIAKNSLIGSYTRSLNAISPIPYITFAMQKDVYHLPDDYLQSKVDKYYEVSVDDMMEMSQKYIDPFKSVIYIKGKVSELKGTLEKFGDVLYFEENGTRID is encoded by the coding sequence ATGAAAAACATTTATATAGTACTTTTCGCTCTTTATTGCAGTTTTTCGTCTCTTGCACAAGTAGATCGTTCTATGCCGCCGGAAGCAGATGAACCTGTGAAATTAAATGTAGGTAAATTAATTCCTATAGAGTTAGAAAACGGACTTCGGGTTTATTTGGCTCCCGTAAAAGAGTACCCAAAATTCACCATTTCAGTAAATATTGAACTACCCGGTTATGATAAAGAATCAAGGTTAGCAGAAAAGAAAATTTTAAACAAAGCGTATTCAAGTAGGTTGTCAGAAAAATACCCTAATGGAGAAATAGATTCCATTACTAGTTATTATGGTGCTATGTCTAATGCAAATATGTTTGGAGGTACTATAAAAGGGATGAAAGAAGATATAGATCCTTTATTAGAGGTATATGTAGATGCTTTATTTCATCCAATTATTTCGGATGCCTATATAATCGAGAAGCAAAAAGATCAAGTAGAAAAAGAAGGTAAGGAAACAATAAAATTACCTTTACGTAAAAAAGAGTTTTCAGTAGGAAAAGTTATCGACTCTTTACTATTTGGCAGTGAAGAGAAGGTTGTTGAAATTAAAAACAAGGCAATTGCAAACTTTAAAGGTTTAACAATTAATGATGTTGAAAATTTTAAAAATGATAGAATTTTAGCCTATAATTCATTAATTGTAGTAGTTGGAGATTTTACAGAAAAAGAGTGTAAAGAATTAATGATGCGTTATTTTGGGAATTGGAAATCTGGAAAACCGTATGTTAAAGACAGTCCTTTAAATAAAAAAACTTCAATTATTAAAAGAAGGAAAATTGTAGTTGTAAATGCGCCAAATGCAGTTCAGTCAGATATTTCTTTTAGATGGCATTTAGGTGATGCACATACTTATTTTAAAGATGATATTAAACTTGAGGTATTGAATGAAATTTTTGGTGCAAGTCAATTATCATATTTATATAAAAACTTACGAGAAGATAAAGGACTTTGTTATTTTATACGATCTTCTGTAGGCACATCCGCAGTAGGTGGTAGGGGATCTGTTTTTACAACGGTACGAAACGATCAAACAGCTTATGCGGTAGAGAATATTATTTTAGAAATGTTGCGATTAAGAAATGGAAAAGTAAGTACTTCTGATTTAAAAATAGCGAAAAATAGCTTAATAGGTAGTTACACACGGTCTTTAAATGCAATATCACCAATTCCTTATATTACGTTTGCAATGCAAAAAGATGTATATCATCTTCCTGATGATTATTTACAAAGTAAGGTTGATAAATATTATGAGGTAAGTGTGGATGATATGATGGAGATGTCTCAAAAATATATAGATCCGTTTAAATCTGTGATATATATTAAAGGTAAAGTTTCTGAGTTAAAAGGTACTCTTGAGAAGTTTGGAGATGTTTTGTACTTTGAAGAGAATGGGACTAGAATAGACTAA
- a CDS encoding ChaN family lipoprotein: MLESGNQFVLNEYLSGLYPESKMLPEMTQMWNNYDTDYRPLVEFAKENKLRFIATNIPRRYASLISKKGINALKELSPEALALIGPDLETYFDPTVKAYAEMADNMGGHVPPNMLNIQTAQAAKDATMAHFSLKNFKKGDLLLHIEGSYHSNYQQGIIWWVHKIQPGLTLKSITTVTVSEWSKLTPEEKASIANYIIVVADNMTQTEN, from the coding sequence ATGTTAGAAAGCGGAAATCAATTTGTTTTAAATGAATATTTATCAGGATTGTATCCAGAAAGTAAAATGCTTCCTGAAATGACACAAATGTGGAACAACTATGACACAGATTATAGACCTTTAGTTGAATTTGCAAAAGAAAACAAACTTCGTTTTATTGCAACCAATATTCCTAGAAGATATGCTTCTTTAATTAGTAAAAAAGGAATAAATGCTTTAAAAGAATTAAGCCCAGAAGCATTAGCTTTAATTGGTCCTGATTTAGAAACCTATTTTGACCCTACCGTAAAAGCGTATGCAGAAATGGCCGATAATATGGGTGGTCATGTACCACCAAATATGTTAAATATACAAACTGCCCAAGCAGCAAAAGATGCTACAATGGCGCATTTTTCTCTTAAAAACTTTAAAAAAGGAGATTTACTACTTCACATAGAAGGCTCTTACCACTCTAACTACCAACAAGGAATTATTTGGTGGGTTCATAAAATTCAGCCAGGTTTAACCTTAAAATCAATTACAACGGTAACAGTATCTGAATGGAGTAAATTAACACCCGAAGAAAAAGCAAGTATTGCTAATTATATAATTGTAGTTGCAGATAATATGACACAAACAGAAAACTAA
- a CDS encoding ChaN family lipoprotein: MKYLLLISFLLTSFINTTKAQNKPAYQLFKSDGKVANYDKMIKDLADSDMVFFGEYHYNPIAHWLQLEVSKNLFDIKEILYFLEQKC, translated from the coding sequence ATGAAATACTTACTACTTATTAGTTTCTTATTAACCTCTTTTATCAATACCACGAAAGCTCAAAATAAGCCTGCATATCAATTATTTAAAAGCGATGGAAAAGTTGCTAATTATGATAAAATGATTAAAGATCTTGCAGATAGCGATATGGTATTTTTTGGCGAATACCATTACAATCCTATTGCACATTGGTTGCAACTAGAAGTAAGTAAAAATTTGTTTGATATTAAGGAGATTCTTTATTTTTTGGAGCAGAAATGTTAG
- a CDS encoding putative signal transducing protein encodes MSEDYTKVFTDNSILVNGLQSLLKEAGIDSVVSDGVESGRLAGFGVPSNSVELFILKTDLKEAEPIIDSFKIKINS; translated from the coding sequence ATGTCAGAAGATTATACAAAAGTGTTTACTGATAACTCTATATTAGTAAATGGACTACAATCCTTATTAAAAGAAGCAGGTATTGACTCTGTAGTATCAGACGGAGTAGAATCTGGCAGATTAGCTGGTTTTGGTGTTCCATCTAACTCTGTAGAACTATTTATTTTAAAAACTGACCTAAAAGAAGCAGAACCAATCATTGATTCTTTTAAAATTAAAATAAATTCATAA
- a CDS encoding SsrA-binding protein, translating into MKKQVFKTLAKINKLILPSFTKKGLDISKASKIQLAIIGWRAFITKNSLT; encoded by the coding sequence ATGAAAAAACAAGTTTTTAAAACACTTGCAAAGATTAACAAATTGATTTTACCTTCCTTTACAAAAAAAGGACTGGATATTTCTAAAGCGTCTAAAATTCAACTAGCTATTATTGGATGGAGAGCTTTTATAACTAAAAATTCATTAACCTAA
- a CDS encoding calcium/sodium antiporter: MSVFYVIIGLILLVVGGEFLVRSSIGLSFKLSISKMVIGMTVVSFATSAPELLVSLQAALDGSPAIALNNVIGSNIANIGLVLGITAIIGPIAVSKDFYKLNWPVMMLFSLVLYYFLWNDNVLTQIEGIILLVGLAVFLFVLIRSARKEDISIEEVDDSLAEIGYGKIFIWLLIGGVALYFGSELLVNGAKDIAQNMGISEGVISITMIAIGTSVPELAASVIAAIKGEKAISLGNLIGSNIFNIASVLGLTAIIKEIPVTEAQILSRDIFWMLGFAAVLLLLVFLPKKFVLNRFKGVFLFLGYILFIYLVL; the protein is encoded by the coding sequence ATGAGTGTTTTTTATGTTATTATTGGATTAATCTTATTAGTTGTTGGCGGTGAGTTTTTGGTGAGATCGTCTATTGGTTTATCTTTTAAGTTAAGTATATCTAAAATGGTAATTGGTATGACTGTGGTTTCTTTTGCTACATCTGCCCCAGAATTATTGGTAAGTTTACAAGCTGCTTTAGATGGTTCTCCTGCCATAGCGTTAAATAATGTTATTGGTTCTAATATTGCTAATATTGGCTTGGTTTTAGGAATTACAGCTATAATTGGACCTATTGCGGTTAGTAAAGATTTTTATAAGTTGAATTGGCCTGTAATGATGTTATTTTCTTTGGTTTTATATTATTTTTTATGGAACGATAATGTTTTAACACAAATAGAGGGAATTATTCTTTTAGTTGGTTTAGCTGTTTTCTTATTTGTGTTGATAAGAAGTGCAAGAAAAGAAGATATTTCTATTGAAGAGGTTGATGATTCCCTTGCGGAAATTGGTTATGGGAAGATCTTTATTTGGTTATTAATAGGTGGTGTTGCACTTTATTTTGGATCGGAACTTTTAGTTAATGGGGCAAAAGATATTGCACAGAATATGGGAATTAGTGAAGGTGTTATTTCTATTACAATGATTGCTATTGGAACAAGTGTGCCTGAGTTAGCTGCTTCTGTTATTGCTGCTATAAAGGGGGAGAAAGCAATCTCTTTAGGTAACTTAATTGGTTCTAATATTTTTAATATAGCCTCTGTATTAGGTTTAACAGCTATTATTAAAGAAATACCTGTTACAGAAGCACAAATTTTATCTAGAGATATCTTTTGGATGTTAGGCTTTGCAGCTGTTTTATTGTTGCTAGTATTTTTACCTAAGAAGTTCGTTTTAAATAGATTTAAAGGAGTCTTTTTATTTTTAGGATATATCTTGTTTATTTATTTGGTTCTTTAA
- a CDS encoding glutamine synthetase beta-grasp domain-containing protein, producing MAKIKLEYIWLDGYFPTQNMRSKTKVEEHDDFKGTVEELGLWSFDGSSTKQASGGASDCILKPVAIYPDPTRINGWLVMNEVMNADGTPHESNARATIEDDDNDFWFGFEQEYFIMNTSTGLPLGFPRGGYPAPQGQYYCSVGGLYTHGRDLVEEHADLCIDAGLNFEGINQEVASGQWEYQLFAKGAKKAGDEIWVSRYLLDRLTEGKGMYIEYHPKPLGDTDWNGSGMHANFSNSILRECGSKDKYIEICEAFRPVVKEHIEIYGEFNDQRLTGKHETAAITDFSWGISDRGASIRIPIIVVEKGYKGWLEDRRPSSNADPYKVAARIIKTVKPIK from the coding sequence ATGGCAAAAATTAAATTAGAATACATTTGGTTAGATGGTTATTTTCCAACTCAGAATATGAGAAGCAAAACCAAAGTTGAAGAGCATGATGACTTTAAAGGCACAGTTGAAGAGTTAGGACTTTGGTCTTTTGACGGTTCTTCTACAAAACAAGCTTCTGGAGGAGCATCTGATTGTATTTTAAAACCAGTAGCTATTTATCCAGATCCAACACGTATCAATGGATGGTTAGTAATGAATGAAGTAATGAACGCAGATGGAACTCCTCATGAGTCTAATGCACGTGCAACCATAGAAGATGATGATAACGATTTCTGGTTTGGGTTTGAACAAGAATACTTTATAATGAATACAAGTACAGGGTTACCTTTAGGATTTCCAAGAGGTGGTTACCCTGCTCCACAAGGGCAGTATTACTGTTCCGTAGGAGGTTTATATACTCATGGTCGTGATTTAGTTGAAGAGCATGCAGATTTATGTATTGATGCAGGCTTAAACTTTGAAGGAATTAACCAAGAGGTTGCTTCTGGACAGTGGGAATACCAATTGTTTGCAAAAGGAGCAAAGAAAGCAGGAGATGAAATTTGGGTATCTAGATATTTATTAGACCGTTTAACCGAAGGTAAAGGAATGTACATTGAGTACCACCCAAAACCATTAGGAGATACTGATTGGAATGGTTCTGGAATGCACGCAAACTTCTCTAACTCTATTTTAAGAGAATGTGGTTCTAAAGATAAATATATTGAAATTTGTGAAGCTTTCCGCCCAGTAGTAAAAGAACATATTGAAATTTATGGTGAGTTTAACGACCAACGTTTAACTGGTAAGCATGAAACTGCTGCAATTACAGATTTCTCTTGGGGAATTTCTGATAGAGGTGCATCAATTCGTATTCCAATTATCGTTGTAGAAAAAGGATATAAAGGATGGTTAGAAGACCGTCGTCCATCTTCAAACGCAGATCCATATAAAGTAGCTGCTAGAATTATTAAAACTGTTAAACCAATAAAATAA
- a CDS encoding glutamine synthetase III, producing MSRIRFNALQETLRRKPIKVIQNEKRSTLFGQNVFNKYAMQQYLTRAAYESVMNAIDHGTKIDRKIADQVAVSMKDWAMSKGATHYTHWFQPLTGATAEKHDAFFESINGSLAMEKFDGEQLVQQEPDASSFPNGGIRNMFEARGYTAWDPTSPAFIYETTLCIPTIFVAYTGEALDNKTPLLRALQAIDTHATAVCKYFDKNANKVSATLGWEQEFFLIDEALVLARQDIQFTGRTLLGHSPAKGQQLDDHYFGTIPARAMSFMQDLEQECMLLGIPVKTRHNEVAPNQFEVAPIFEEANLAVDHNSLLMDVMQKISRRHKFKVLFHEKPFAGINGSGKHNNWSLSTGNGTNLLSPGKTPMKNLQFLTFFINTIKAVYHYEELLRASIASASNEYRLGANEAPPAIISVFIGRQLSAVLDELENVTKGKLSPQEKTDLKLNIIGKIPEILLDNTDRNRTSPFAFTGNKFEFRAVGSLANCAIPMTVLNTIVAKQLKEFKIEVDALIEEKDLKKDEAVFNILREYIKDSKAIRFDGDSYGEAWEKEAKKRGLTNYKTTPEALKAKVSEKTISLFEEMEVMSKVELEARYEIDLESYAKKVQIEGRVLADIARNQVVPTAIIYQNTLLENTKNLKEIFGDEYKIIAKEQLELIMLISNHITKINALVIKMEAEKVKVNKYSGFKLAAHYSNKIKPFFTDIRYHCDQLETLVDDNLWPLTKYRELLFTK from the coding sequence ATGTCAAGGATTAGATTTAACGCATTGCAAGAAACACTACGTAGAAAACCTATAAAAGTGATTCAAAATGAAAAAAGATCAACACTTTTTGGTCAGAATGTATTTAATAAATATGCTATGCAACAGTATCTTACACGTGCAGCGTACGAAAGTGTAATGAATGCAATTGATCATGGTACTAAAATAGATAGAAAAATTGCAGACCAAGTTGCGGTAAGTATGAAAGATTGGGCAATGTCTAAAGGTGCTACGCATTATACACATTGGTTTCAGCCGCTTACAGGAGCTACAGCAGAAAAACATGATGCTTTTTTTGAGTCTATAAATGGAAGTTTGGCTATGGAGAAATTTGATGGAGAACAATTGGTTCAGCAAGAGCCAGATGCCTCAAGTTTTCCGAATGGAGGGATTAGAAATATGTTTGAAGCTCGTGGGTACACAGCTTGGGACCCAACTTCTCCTGCTTTTATTTATGAAACAACATTATGTATTCCAACAATTTTTGTTGCTTATACAGGAGAGGCTTTAGATAATAAGACTCCTTTATTAAGGGCGTTACAAGCTATAGATACACATGCTACTGCTGTTTGTAAATATTTTGATAAAAATGCAAATAAAGTAAGTGCTACCCTTGGTTGGGAACAGGAGTTCTTTTTAATTGATGAAGCTTTGGTGCTTGCTAGACAAGATATACAGTTTACAGGAAGAACATTATTAGGCCATTCGCCTGCTAAAGGTCAGCAACTTGATGATCATTATTTTGGAACTATTCCTGCAAGGGCTATGAGTTTTATGCAAGATTTAGAGCAAGAATGTATGTTGTTAGGTATTCCTGTTAAGACAAGACATAATGAAGTTGCTCCAAATCAGTTTGAGGTAGCACCAATTTTTGAGGAAGCTAACTTAGCAGTTGATCATAATTCATTACTAATGGATGTGATGCAAAAAATATCTAGAAGGCATAAATTTAAGGTGTTGTTTCATGAAAAACCATTTGCAGGTATTAATGGGTCTGGAAAGCACAATAACTGGTCTTTGTCTACAGGTAACGGAACTAATTTGTTAAGTCCGGGTAAAACACCAATGAAGAACTTGCAGTTTCTTACCTTTTTTATCAATACAATTAAAGCAGTGTATCATTATGAAGAATTGCTAAGAGCTTCAATAGCGTCTGCAAGTAATGAATATAGATTAGGAGCCAATGAAGCCCCACCAGCAATTATATCGGTATTTATTGGTAGGCAATTATCTGCAGTTTTAGATGAATTAGAAAATGTAACTAAAGGAAAGCTTTCACCGCAAGAAAAAACAGATTTAAAGCTGAATATTATCGGTAAAATTCCTGAGATATTATTAGATAATACAGATAGAAATAGAACTTCTCCTTTTGCTTTTACAGGAAATAAATTTGAATTTAGAGCTGTTGGTTCTTTAGCAAATTGTGCGATACCTATGACAGTTTTAAATACTATTGTTGCCAAACAATTAAAAGAATTTAAGATTGAGGTGGATGCTTTAATAGAAGAAAAGGATCTTAAAAAGGATGAAGCTGTTTTTAATATTTTAAGAGAGTATATAAAAGATTCTAAAGCAATACGTTTTGATGGTGATAGTTATGGAGAAGCCTGGGAAAAAGAAGCTAAAAAAAGAGGTTTAACAAATTATAAAACTACTCCGGAAGCCTTAAAAGCAAAAGTTTCTGAGAAAACCATCTCTTTATTTGAAGAAATGGAGGTAATGAGCAAAGTAGAATTAGAAGCTCGTTATGAAATTGATTTAGAATCGTACGCTAAAAAGGTACAAATAGAGGGACGTGTTTTGGCTGATATTGCAAGAAATCAAGTAGTGCCTACAGCTATAATTTATCAGAATACTTTATTAGAAAACACCAAGAACTTGAAAGAGATTTTTGGAGATGAATATAAAATTATAGCCAAAGAACAATTAGAATTAATTATGTTAATTTCTAACCATATTACTAAAATTAATGCTTTGGTAATAAAAATGGAAGCTGAAAAAGTGAAAGTAAATAAGTATTCTGGATTTAAATTAGCAGCGCATTATAGTAATAAAATAAAACCTTTTTTTACAGATATAAGGTATCATTGTGACCAATTAGAAACTTTGGTTGATGATAATTTATGGCCACTTACTAAATATAGAGAGTTGTTATTTACTAAATAA
- a CDS encoding CsgE family curli-type amyloid fiber assembly protein, with protein sequence MHFSKIVFFIICLKSSVGFSQSENDVYGKINADKKDNFITLKAEVNNDGLLHIDKLFYNLIALKKGKGGNYSNNRQSGEFSIKPNENMEVSTIRVNLNGGEELKVYLFIKYNEKLISKDSLWIMPKNKQQKVANQTTEKDFFLKGIVVDEAITKIGKDYHDLFYQSYLLSGIKYPFVIKIKEKPGMGRTSIILVEVEEVKIHEFFSRPDEEFLKSNVGVALERLYFYAKQRGELRNKSKM encoded by the coding sequence ATGCATTTTTCTAAAATTGTTTTTTTTATTATATGTTTAAAAAGTAGCGTTGGTTTTAGTCAATCTGAAAATGATGTTTACGGAAAAATTAATGCTGATAAAAAAGATAATTTTATTACTCTAAAAGCAGAAGTAAATAATGATGGTTTGTTGCACATAGATAAGTTGTTTTATAACTTAATAGCACTAAAAAAAGGAAAGGGAGGGAATTACTCTAATAATAGACAGTCTGGAGAATTTTCTATTAAGCCCAATGAAAATATGGAAGTTTCCACTATAAGGGTTAACTTAAATGGAGGCGAAGAATTAAAAGTTTATTTATTTATTAAATATAACGAAAAATTAATATCTAAAGATTCACTTTGGATAATGCCTAAAAATAAACAGCAAAAAGTTGCTAATCAAACAACTGAAAAAGATTTTTTTCTTAAAGGGATAGTGGTAGATGAAGCGATCACTAAAATAGGTAAAGATTATCATGATCTTTTTTATCAATCTTATTTGTTATCTGGTATAAAATATCCTTTTGTTATAAAAATAAAAGAAAAACCAGGTATGGGAAGAACGAGTATTATTCTCGTTGAGGTAGAGGAAGTTAAAATACATGAGTTTTTTTCTAGACCAGATGAAGAATTTCTAAAATCGAATGTAGGAGTGGCGTTAGAACGACTGTATTTTTATGCTAAACAAAGAGGAGAGTTAAGAAATAAAAGTAAAATGTAA